Genomic DNA from Epinephelus fuscoguttatus linkage group LG14, E.fuscoguttatus.final_Chr_v1:
TACTTATATAATAACCAGTTAATTGATGAATCATGTCAgatgttttgtatttctttgatgTGTGTCCTCCGGAGGGGAAACACAAGCTGTATTTGAGTTTTTCTTCATATTCATTCACACAAACTTTCTATTACATtacttgtttttcctctgtatCTCTCCAGGTGTGTGATGAGCCTCCCTCCATCTGTACCCCAATGAAAGAGCCCTTCTCTCCCCTCAACAACGTCGTCTCCACCGAGCCATTCAGGGGCTGCTACGTCCGCGCCCAGCCCTTCGACGAGTTCCCCTCCAGCAACCGCCGCTACCTGCCTCCACAGGTCTGCCTCTCCTCCACGGAACAAATCACACCtccaacattttgatttataGACAGTTTCAAACTTTTGTGTACATAAACAGTAGTGTGTCTCTTTGGGATGCACTCAACTATAATTACCACATTACCTCCTCAGAGCCTGCTTGCTCTTTGGTGAtgtgtaaccatggtaacacgTGCCAACCAATAGTGTGCAGTTCACATACTATTGGTTACATACTTAAGTTTCTGATTTACTAAAAACTCCTTTTTCCTGTAAGTTTTTGTTAAtgcagaagctgacaggaagtaaacagatACCGAAGctgttgccctagcaacaggATAGCAATGAAATGGTTTATAAGTTTTTTAAGAATGAAATCTGGTTGTTATGGAGATGTGAAGTCTCGAGTGCAAGATTGAAGcttggaaaaataatttgtcgTTACTACAACAGCTACAACTAATTCTCATCTCCTCTTTCCAAGGTCTCCTTTAAGACGACTCGTCATGTCAGCTTTCACATGGACGAAGAGGAGATCGTTCGCATCAACCCACGCAAAGATGTGCTCATCCGCGGCTATGAGGACTACCGCCACCCTGTCATGTGGAAACAGGAAGCTGACCGAGAAGACCTGGACTTCCCCACCGCCTTCCACAAACTGGACAGTAAGAAGTGCGAGTACCTTTTCCCCGACGGCCCCGGTGGGGACTCCCACTCTGGCCCTGGCATGGGCATTGGAACAGGTATGGGGCTGGGGCTGGGCAAGGACACAGCCATCAAGACCCAACCCTCGCCCCTGCTCAAGTCCAAGAAGGGCCGGCGGCGGCGAGAGGACGGCGAGCGCTCGCGCTGCATCTACTGTCGGGAGATGTTCAACCACGAAGACAACTGGCGGGGGCAGTGCCAAGACGCCCCCGACCCCATCAAGCAGTGCATCTACAAAGTCAGCTGCATGCTGTGCGCCGAGAGCATGCTGTACCACTGCATGTCCGACTCCGAGGGCGACTTCTCAGACCCCTGCTCATGTGACACATCTGACGAGCAGTTCTGCCTGCGCTGGCTGGCCCTGGTGGCGCTCTCCTTTATCGCGCCCTGCATGTGCTGCTACCTGCCCCTGCGCGCCTGCCACCACTGTGGCGAGGCCTGCCGCTGCTGTGGGGGCAAGCACAAGGCCGCGGGGTGACCCGACGACGGATTCTGGGACACCCTCAAAGCTAGCTAACACAGGAAGTGGATAAAAGCGGAAAATTAAAAGCCGGCATCCTTTTTTCATTCCCCTCTCAGACGGGGTGATATGTTGTTGATCCCCAGCTCTGAGGGCTTTTGGAGatttcagtttgtgtttgtcgCCGACAAGCAGCAGTGGAGGACAAACCATATGCTTTGTGGGAGCTCTGAGCATCAAGCTAAGTTCAGGAGCTTAatctgaggagaggaggaggaggcagcgtCAAGATTAATAGACTTGGAGATGTTACTAAAcacacctgtacacacacacactctcaaaacacacacacctctctctcaCACGTTCACACTCATGCATTGACAAAGCCAGGCCACAAATGTCAGAACTCTACTACAAGAAATGTGTAACTTTATGAAGGAAATTTGTCTTTTGTACAGAGAGCGACAacttaatgacaaaaaaagaaaacaaaactattCTGCGTTCAGAAAAACTACTTGCTGTTTGAGTATGCTAAAAGGGATATGTTCTTGCTTTTTTGTGAATTTACAGTTGGGTAACAGTGGCCTTTCCTTCATGGCTTAAGCATTTGCTGACAATGTAATTACTAGACAGAGAAAAGTGCACTAGAAATGGTATTTTCCCCCTCTGAGTAAAGGTAACCCTCTCAAATTCTTGTGGTACATTAACCACCATATGTAGagtaattttaacatttgagagATGTTGCTGTGGTGGATGTATGGCCAATTCCTTATTTTCCTTTCCATCGaatgttgacaaaaaaaaatcacaaggcTTGTTTTTGAAGGTATACAGCTTGGTATAGCTTTTGACGTTAATTTAGAAGATGTTAAAATGATTACCTTGCTCTCCCAAGGTGATTTAGACCATTTGATTGCATTCCAAAATAAAGGGATCGATTCCATTATTAGAAGGGAAGAATAATGGTAATGACTTTACCATGCCGAGTTCCcccaaaaatagtttttttccaTGTCATACAAATAGCATTAGAACCTCTTGAACCATTTAAATTGAATCCAATACATTGAAATTTCATTTACTCCAGTGAATTTCAGTTTTAGTCCAGTTATTTACTGCTGTAGTGAAattggtgtttttgtttatttgttattttcctgctcattttttttacaattatttttgaaaCAAAGGCTGAAATGTTGCTCAACCAGCAAGTTTTGTTTCGGTGAGTAAAAGGGGTTACAGTGCTCCTTGGTTACACGATGAGGCACTTAAATTAGGTTATTCTTTTATTGAGAGTccgtcagattttttttaaattgactaATTTAACATTCAATTTGGCTTGGAGGGTAAAACAAACCCTCCTGAAAGCACTGCTCTCCAAGCTTTGGTTGCAGCACCCTCTCCAAATTTCCATGTTTGTCCCATGaatcagtttttatttcttctttttgttttatttccccTCACATCCTGTGTACATGTAGTATTTCTTTGTTCCTCCAGAGTCCA
This window encodes:
- the spred1 gene encoding sprouty-related, EVH1 domain-containing protein 1; translated protein: MSEDSTNPNNDDSYARVRAVVMTRDDSSGGWLPLGGGGLSCVTVYKVSRVEDSGSTHSGGSGGSSINLSPCSSSPSPSPSPSPSPTAVEFHIKGERLKDKLVVLECVLQKDLVYNKVNPIFHHWRINDKKFGLTFQSPADARAFDRGIRRAIEDINQGCRPFGEGDTPEDGLPVCDEPPSICTPMKEPFSPLNNVVSTEPFRGCYVRAQPFDEFPSSNRRYLPPQVSFKTTRHVSFHMDEEEIVRINPRKDVLIRGYEDYRHPVMWKQEADREDLDFPTAFHKLDSKKCEYLFPDGPGGDSHSGPGMGIGTGMGLGLGKDTAIKTQPSPLLKSKKGRRRREDGERSRCIYCREMFNHEDNWRGQCQDAPDPIKQCIYKVSCMLCAESMLYHCMSDSEGDFSDPCSCDTSDEQFCLRWLALVALSFIAPCMCCYLPLRACHHCGEACRCCGGKHKAAG